A stretch of the Halopiger aswanensis genome encodes the following:
- a CDS encoding M56 family metallopeptidase, translating to MSTARGGSDSPDTDRSGERRSTIGAFFRATYDCDALPRAVVRELTQRAGHNPVGQDGERRWRIDHSFGLYQIHVTYDLSAGTVTVLRRIHLLVRFAIALLVAAVGFGIVLEWRIGLNGGLLGGVILALLLSDLATVPSLESATLRSFGLAPGYYLVLGAMLAAAAASPDVQWWFTGGLGVVIGLLLAVQYARGASFPLLSFPTPDRAPAQLRIVLVGFAVPITVILLLTPVTALWALVPGTLAFVLSIGGCAYATVLLGFACRLQIKDLERSEFAVFPSDAERYLFLLTYLALNLLLVRELLWGVNLVSAAVLDVAVLDGYELAGAATDLVDIVRRQIGVAVTIGGRTIDPVSGIAVAAPFAPLIAVVGCWCVFVGHAISSRLRTGAAREFVWTAPDGTAVPVRVVEDDQPYAGVKGRVFGFQPYVVVSSPIVDTFDEAERDAVLAHELYHLRNRDPVVNAVATATALFLFGGRNAFLVFYEYPRIEREADSFAVELTSARAVRDALERIWDWQARSTIAGRRQGTGPHPAATAASNGKRRTRWIERLPGGTRLHTWISDAGRDLGAFYRLFYGDVLLGNAHPALSERIEQLRHEEAAGPVDSE from the coding sequence ATGTCGACCGCGCGAGGGGGATCCGACTCGCCCGACACCGATCGATCGGGAGAGCGGAGATCTACGATCGGCGCGTTCTTCCGCGCGACCTACGACTGTGACGCGCTCCCACGGGCGGTCGTTCGGGAACTCACCCAGCGAGCGGGACACAACCCTGTCGGGCAGGATGGTGAGCGACGCTGGCGGATCGATCACTCGTTTGGCCTCTACCAGATCCACGTGACCTACGACCTGAGTGCGGGCACGGTGACGGTCTTGCGGAGGATCCATCTTCTAGTCCGATTCGCGATCGCGCTCCTGGTCGCTGCGGTGGGGTTCGGAATCGTCCTCGAGTGGCGGATCGGGCTGAACGGTGGGCTGCTCGGCGGCGTAATCCTCGCCTTACTACTGTCCGATCTCGCGACTGTCCCGTCCCTGGAGTCGGCGACGCTCCGCTCGTTTGGCCTCGCTCCCGGTTACTACCTGGTACTGGGGGCGATGCTGGCCGCGGCCGCGGCGTCGCCGGACGTTCAGTGGTGGTTCACCGGCGGCCTGGGAGTTGTGATCGGCCTGCTGCTAGCGGTCCAGTACGCTCGCGGGGCGTCATTTCCGCTCCTCTCGTTCCCGACCCCAGACCGTGCACCGGCCCAGCTCCGGATCGTACTCGTTGGGTTCGCCGTCCCGATCACCGTCATCTTGCTTCTCACGCCGGTTACTGCGCTGTGGGCGCTCGTTCCAGGCACCCTGGCGTTCGTGCTCTCGATCGGTGGCTGTGCGTACGCGACGGTCCTCCTCGGGTTCGCCTGTCGTCTGCAGATCAAGGACCTGGAGCGGAGCGAGTTCGCGGTGTTTCCTTCTGACGCCGAACGCTACCTGTTTCTGCTTACGTACCTGGCCCTGAACTTGCTGCTGGTGCGGGAACTCCTGTGGGGAGTCAACCTGGTGAGCGCCGCAGTCCTCGACGTAGCCGTCCTCGACGGCTACGAACTCGCCGGTGCCGCGACGGACCTCGTCGATATCGTCCGGAGACAGATCGGGGTCGCCGTCACGATTGGTGGCCGGACGATCGATCCAGTGTCGGGGATCGCCGTCGCAGCGCCGTTCGCGCCGCTCATCGCGGTGGTCGGCTGCTGGTGCGTGTTCGTCGGTCACGCGATCAGTTCCCGGCTGCGAACGGGTGCAGCCCGTGAATTCGTCTGGACCGCTCCCGACGGCACGGCCGTTCCAGTCCGGGTCGTCGAGGATGATCAGCCGTACGCCGGCGTCAAGGGACGGGTCTTCGGATTCCAGCCATACGTCGTCGTCTCGTCACCGATCGTCGACACGTTCGACGAGGCCGAACGCGACGCGGTGCTCGCACACGAACTCTATCACCTGCGGAACCGCGATCCCGTCGTCAACGCGGTCGCGACCGCGACGGCTCTGTTCCTGTTCGGTGGCCGGAACGCGTTTCTCGTCTTCTACGAGTATCCCCGAATCGAGCGCGAGGCCGACTCGTTCGCTGTCGAGTTGACGAGTGCGCGAGCGGTACGCGACGCCCTCGAACGGATCTGGGACTGGCAGGCCCGATCGACGATCGCCGGTCGACGTCAAGGAACCGGTCCTCATCCGGCGGCGACGGCCGCCAGCAACGGCAAGCGGCGGACTCGGTGGATCGAGCGGCTTCCGGGCGGGACACGGCTCCACACCTGGATCAGTGACGCCGGCCGGGACCTCGGAGCGTTCTACCGGCTATTCTACGGCGACGTTCTGCTTGGGAACGCGCACCCGGCGCTCTCCGAGCGGATTGAACAGCTCCGTCATGAGGAGGCCGCGGGACCGGTGGATTCAGAGTGA